Proteins encoded by one window of Elusimicrobiota bacterium:
- a CDS encoding hypothetical protein (UPF0394 membrane protein XF_0766), whose product MPYEYVKALLGGMLIGLSAIILLLADGKIAGISGMIGGLLRTRIQLNGWRLAFLGGLVAGGMLVRWVGGAAFSPLSGRSIGAIIAAGLLVGFGTQVGSGCTSGHGVCGIGRFSFRSLVATITFIAAGAVSVYVVHHVLGGTV is encoded by the coding sequence ATGCCATATGAATATGTAAAGGCCTTGCTTGGTGGAATGCTCATTGGGCTTTCCGCCATCATCCTCCTCCTTGCGGATGGAAAAATCGCCGGGATCAGCGGCATGATTGGCGGTTTACTTCGGACTCGAATTCAACTCAATGGTTGGCGCCTTGCCTTCCTTGGGGGACTGGTCGCCGGAGGAATGTTGGTTCGTTGGGTGGGAGGGGCTGCCTTTTCGCCATTGAGTGGTCGGTCCATTGGGGCGATTATCGCGGCGGGTCTGCTCGTGGGTTTTGGGACTCAAGTCGGATCGGGCTGCACAAGTGGTCATGGAGTTTGTGGCATAGGACGCTTTTCATTCCGTTCTTTGGTCGCGACGATAACTTTTATAGCCGCCGGTGCCGTTTCCGTTTACGTGGTTCATCATGTTTTGGGAGGCACGGTATGA
- a CDS encoding hypothetical protein (UPF0394 membrane protein XF_0765) — protein sequence MRSLAAFGSGLMFSLGLVLAGMTQPANIVGFLDFFGNWKPALIFVMAGAVGVYALLYRIVLKRRSPLFAPSFDVPARDQVDAPLLVGSAAFGVGWGLGGFCPGPALVALGMGALQAVLFLAALLFGIVLYHFSSRNGPSGGEDNNACG from the coding sequence ATGAGATCTCTTGCCGCTTTCGGATCAGGTTTGATGTTCTCTTTGGGACTTGTCCTCGCCGGCATGACGCAACCCGCCAACATTGTTGGATTTTTAGATTTCTTCGGAAATTGGAAACCGGCCCTGATATTCGTCATGGCGGGAGCCGTCGGGGTTTACGCGCTGCTTTACCGAATTGTTCTCAAACGACGTTCTCCATTGTTTGCCCCGTCCTTCGATGTGCCCGCTCGCGATCAGGTGGACGCGCCTCTTCTGGTTGGTTCTGCTGCGTTTGGAGTGGGGTGGGGGCTTGGAGGTTTTTGCCCGGGCCCCGCGTTGGTGGCTCTCGGTATGGGCGCGCTTCAGGCGGTCCTTTTTTTGGCGGCGTTGTTATTTGGGATCGTTCTCTATCATTTTTCCTCTCGAAATGGCCCTTCCGGCGGAGAAGACAACAATGCCTGTGGTTAA
- the sigW gene encoding ECF RNA polymerase sigma factor SigW codes for MNKENFAEVVRQYHAKVFRLCFGMLGAQDQADDAAQDIFVKAYERLDSFREQTRFSTWLFRLASNHCLDLLRARRHRKTEPLEVAIDHISERDQAPIQDLAQHLLSQLTVDHRLILTLREYKGLNYQEIAEVMDLSLDGVKSLLKRARQDLLKKFDTFQATQTSK; via the coding sequence ATGAACAAAGAAAACTTTGCCGAGGTGGTTCGGCAATATCACGCCAAGGTTTTCAGATTGTGTTTTGGGATGTTGGGCGCCCAAGACCAGGCCGACGATGCCGCGCAGGATATATTTGTCAAGGCTTACGAACGACTGGATAGTTTCCGAGAACAAACCCGCTTCTCAACCTGGCTGTTCCGTTTGGCCTCCAACCATTGTCTCGATTTGTTGCGTGCCCGTCGTCATCGAAAAACTGAACCGCTTGAGGTCGCGATCGACCACATTTCAGAGCGAGATCAAGCCCCTATTCAGGACTTGGCCCAGCACCTCCTGTCTCAATTGACCGTTGACCACCGATTGATATTAACCCTGCGTGAATATAAAGGCCTCAATTATCAAGAAATTGCTGAGGTAATGGACCTGTCTTTGGACGGGGTTAAATCTCTTCTCAAACGGGCCCGTCAAGACCTGTTGAAAAAGTTTGACACTTTTCAAGCCACTCAAACGTCTAAATAA
- the mdtA_2 gene encoding Multidrug resistance protein MdtA yields the protein MQTVKVLEGPLEKTVDATGEVAPLNRVEIKPPLAGRIEQILVDEGSQVKAGQILAWMSSNDRAAILDAARAKGMEEVKKWEDSYKPTPLVAPLSGVIILRNAVVGQTVDAGTILFAMSDKLIVLTYVDEVDIGRIKIGMPARINLDAFPDRPVRGHVTHILYEGKNVSNVITYGVKIQPESIPPFFRSQMTANVQLLLESKDNVLVVPLAALQESQGQTLVLVPGSKGKPDLKPVQVGLKTDESAEIISGLSAGDVVLIGSGRYAPQKEGGSNPLMMSRRRRS from the coding sequence ATGCAAACGGTGAAAGTGTTGGAGGGGCCACTTGAAAAAACCGTGGATGCCACAGGGGAGGTGGCGCCCTTAAATCGAGTGGAAATAAAACCTCCGCTGGCGGGTCGGATCGAACAAATATTGGTGGACGAAGGCAGCCAAGTTAAAGCGGGTCAAATATTGGCTTGGATGAGTTCAAATGACCGCGCGGCCATTTTAGATGCGGCGAGGGCCAAAGGGATGGAGGAAGTTAAAAAGTGGGAAGACTCCTATAAACCAACTCCGCTCGTTGCGCCCTTATCGGGCGTTATTATTTTACGCAACGCCGTCGTGGGGCAGACCGTGGATGCAGGAACCATTTTATTCGCAATGTCCGATAAATTGATCGTTTTGACCTACGTCGATGAGGTGGACATTGGACGCATCAAGATCGGGATGCCGGCCAGAATAAATTTGGACGCCTTCCCCGATCGGCCCGTTCGGGGACATGTCACCCATATCCTTTATGAGGGGAAGAATGTATCGAACGTCATTACCTACGGAGTCAAGATTCAACCTGAATCCATCCCTCCCTTCTTTCGTTCCCAAATGACGGCCAATGTTCAGCTGTTGTTGGAATCCAAAGACAATGTTTTGGTGGTTCCATTGGCCGCGTTGCAGGAGTCACAGGGGCAGACCCTGGTTTTGGTCCCAGGGTCGAAAGGGAAACCCGATCTCAAACCCGTTCAAGTCGGACTAAAAACAGATGAAAGCGCGGAAATTATTTCTGGATTGTCTGCAGGCGATGTCGTTTTGATCGGTTCTGGTCGATATGCCCCGCAGAAAGAAGGCGGTTCAAATCCATTGATGATGTCGCGTCGTCGCAGGTCCTGA